One Drosophila gunungcola strain Sukarami chromosome 2R unlocalized genomic scaffold, Dgunungcola_SK_2 000004F, whole genome shotgun sequence genomic window, TAGCTACTTACGCCTGTGGCCTGGCCACCGCTCatttgatgttgctgctgctgctgatattgctgcagttgctgcacAATGTTTGGCCGCTGGGACAAAGGAAAGGCTATGTTCAGGTTGTCGTTCTGCACGGCCGTTGTGGTGGAAACCAGGGGATAGTTGAAGGCTGTGCCCACGGAATTGGGCTGCGCCAGGTTCTGACAACTGCCACGGCTCATGTCCTCCGTCATCATGCCCGGCAAACGGGGAGGCAGCGGTGGCGGACCACCGTCCACTTCGATGGATCCTCCTCCGGCTGCCCCACCACCCGCTGCACAGGCCGATTCCATTTGCAGAAACATCTGGGTGGACATCTTGGGATCGGACAAGGCCTTCGTTTTTATCTTGGATCGCTTTGACGACTTGGCATTGCTCGGACTGTTGTCTGTGCTGCTCGGTTGCTGCTGCGACCTATTCAACTGGGGACTGGTGGCCCGATCGAGATCCGAAACAGGAGCCACCAGGTGCGTGGCATTGCCATTTTTCAGGTCCAAGTTCAACTGCCGGGGGGGATTCCGCTGCGGCAGTGGCGGCGGCACATCCTCCTCGATCAAACTCCTCGAAATCAGGAACTTGTTCTTGCCCTTTGACGAGGGTCCAGACGAATCCTTGAATCCtcgatgctgctgctgatggaAGTACGCCTGCTGCGAGGTGGGCGTGCTGCTGTGCTGCTGGTGCATGGACTGCGACATGGCCtcctgccgctgctgctgcagaaAGTCCGTGGTGAGACCGAACGGAGACGAGGAGGGGGTTAGGTCCTTCTCGATCTTGTTCTTGCGCGTGCCCAGCGACAGGGACGAAAGGGAACGCGGCAGGAGGGACAGGAATGCGGGTGAAGTGCTagctggctgctgctgttgctgctgtggcggATAATTGTTGTTGTGAAGATTGTGGAGATTGAGATTGTGGTGGTGGTGAAGTTGATGGAATTGCTGATTGCTGTGAGTGGCGGACGCGGACAAGTGTTGGATTTGGTTGGGCGTTAGTAATGCTGTGTTCTTATTGCCGGCGGCCGCCTGAAGTTTAACAGTCGGTGCATCCTGGGTTAGGGTTTCCATTAACATGGGTTGTGCGTTAGAATGCCACGAGATGGAAGAGAAAGATATAGAGATCATGTAGCATCattcggtttttattttagctgTAGCTGATTCCCTTTGGAACACTCTCGTTTTATTGAGCGCGCAAACAGCCAAAGAGCGTTGTTAGCTtgtattacttttattattggCTGGGTTAATAGAGCTGCTTGGCGAGGGACAGGGGATTCCTGGGGATTATGGAGACTTCGCTGACCTGGCTTACCTAGAGGATAAACCCTATGAAGAAAACCCCCTCACTCACCTCGGCTCCCACCTGATGCAGTTGCTCGCGCAGTTTGCGGATGTTCGCCTCCGACAGCTTGTAGCTGGGATTGTTCTGATCGCTCTTCAAACGCTCCAGATTGAGTTTCTCCTGCTCCAGCATTTTCTGCAACGTCTGGATCTTGTACGTCTCCATCTCCCGCCGTTTGATGCTCTGCAATTGGCCATAAGTTAATCAAATAGTTCTAAGGGTAAAATCTAAGCTTTCAATACTCACATCCACTGGTTGTGGTCCAGTGATGGAAGCCGTGCGATCTCGTCCAGAAAGAATGGGTGTCGAGGGCGTCACCACGGACACGGAAGTGGGTCGCGTTAGCTTCTGACTTCGCTTCACTGCCAGTTCCACAGTTGTAGAAGctataataaatcaaaaacaacaatgctTTGAATAGCCTGTCTTTCTTTAGGAAAATTGCCTACATAATGAACTTTAGAAGAAACCTCCATTAGCCAAATTTATAATGTTCCTCAACAGATTCATAAAGCTTGTGCTCTTAGCCGGGACATTTTACTTGGGCAAGGAACTCGGTGTCTGGGACGATCCAGAACCAGTCGAACTTAAGGGTAGTATTCCACCACCTAGACTTGAAACCGAAGAAACTGTTGATACGGAGAGTTCCAGCGAGAAAAAAGTAGACAAGAAGGAGAAAACTGAATATCAGAATACTTTCTTCGATGATGAGGACAAACGAAAGCTTCAACGCAAAAAAGAGGACTTGGAGAAAAAGTTTTGCCCCCGGGGAAGCATCTGTGAGCCTCCTCCAAAGCCCTTAAGCGAAAGTGTGGGCGATGCGCTCTATGACACTTGGCTGGCTCTCAAAAAGATCCCATCCTACTGGAGTCGAGCGGCTGAAAATCTGGGCAATACCATTTGCCGTTTCTTCAAGGGTGATTAGAACCCACACAAGTTAATAAATGGCCAAAATAATCGAAGTTCAAGTTCTGGACCGTGTTAATCATAAAACCGAATTTGAATACTTTTGCAAAAGAAGTAATCAACACAtgttcttttaaaaactattcaaaatttagttgttaaaatataacacaggcaataaatacaaattcaaaaatacacaccaaaattataataaaacatggcctataaattaattgttcAATGGGGTGCCCTCGCGGGGATTACCATGTGCCAGAAAGAAGAGAAGGTGCTGGCCTCCGAGAATCTTGGCAGAAAGGGTTTTCCTATTTTAGAAGAAAGCCACGGCCAGTTCAGTTTCCTGGCTGCCCATAACTGCAGCTTGGCTCTTCAGCGAGGATTCTACTTCTCCCTTCGCATGCCAGACTGGGCAAAGGATTTCAAGCAACAGACCCAGAAGATTCTAGCCCATGGATTCGAGCCACTAACAATGAACTCCAAAAGTAAAGACTCAAAGCGGTCCAAGTACTATGGAGACCATCGTTCGGAGCATTATGACATACTTTTTGAAGATATTCCTCAAGAGATGCAAATTCCCGATCCAACAAAGTCCCGGCGCCCAGTGCGATCACCCAAGATCAAGGATGACTTTACATGCGGCAAAAGAGTGTCACCCTAGAGCTGTCAAACATTCGAAAGCATTTGAACATCTCATTTGGAGATTGGGGTTCCAGCAGCGCTAGTTAAAATGGTTGTGGGTCTGATTTTGCGGGCGGGCGTTGTCTACGCAGTGGTCATGGCCACCAAGAACTACGGCGTGTGGGAGTCTCCTGACAGGACGCAGGAAGTGTTCGACGACACTGTGGAACATATCGAACCATATGCCGATCGGGCGCTAAGCAAGCTGAATATCTGCCCTCCACGACCGCCGCCAGAGGGCGAATGGACGTTCTTTGGCATCCACTACTACAATCAGTTTGTTAAATCGGTCTTTGACGTCCTCAGTGTCTTTCCCGCTGGACTAGCAGCGTTCTTGGAGAAGGTCCCTGGCTATGTGACCGCGTTTATCGGGAGCATACAGAAGTACATCAAGGAGAGCCAGTCCAAGAAGAAGGAGATCACCATATCCAAGGGGCAGCTGGACGAGACGCCTCTGGTCAGACCAAAAGGACTGGTGCCGCCTCACTGCAAGGACAAGAACTGCCCGAGGGCTCCTCTCATTCCACCCGAATGCAATCGTAACAGGGATAGCTTCATCTACGAGCCCCGGTTGCCCAAGAAACCGCCGTGCGAGTGTTCCAAGTGCAAGCAACGGCAGGCGGAGAATTTGAAGGACAACGAACGCCAATGCCCTAGACTCCCTAGCAACGAAAAGAGGTGTCCATGCAGCGAAAAGCCCCGTCCAAAAGCCCGCTCGGAACCCATAAAATCTTGCAAACAGTGCCGAAAACCACCTAGTGAAACCGCTGGCTAGTAACCCTCTCAAGAAATCTCGCCAAATTTGTTGTACTCATCTATAGACATTATAAATTTGGTTAACATATTTATCGGGCTGTGATTACTTACCTTTTATAAGACCCACTACAGTTGGATGCTTTTCCAGGCGTACTTCATGGCCATTTACCtttaataagtaatttttaaaattatggaaaccctttttaagttaaaaataacttaCCTTTAGTATCATATCGCCAGCAACCAGGCCTGCAATTTCGGCTGCTCCGCCGGGCTTAACGCTTTCCACAAATACAGGATTATCCCCGGAAACCTGCGACAACAAATTAGATAATGTTTACGAAAAGTATTATATATAGTCCCATCAGCTGCATTGTTTACTTTCTTTTTAATGACAAAACTGACTTTACTTAAGTAGCCTGAAGGCAAGAAAGTCTGGTGCAATTATGCCTTTAGGCATTATCACACTTTTTTAGGCGTTGTTGCATGCATCCACTTTTCTTTCAAAGTTTCAACATTTCTTAAGGCAATAAAGgtcaatatttatattaagcaAATAGTCTTTAAAACCCTTTGTATTGCCAATAAGTTGTGACAATTAATAGAGTCGTCATACACCAAAACAGGAAATTATTTTAGTTAGCAAATGGTTAagcatatttttgaaaaaacgtttttcaccCTTTTATTAGACAGCAATGTATTCTCAATTACCACTCACCTTCATGCCGTATCCATTGCCATCCTTGCGCACTGTCAGGGTTAAATACTGAAAATTTTTTGGTAATGCTAGGCTTGGCGTCGTCGGCGTGGTCGCTGGCGTCGTGGGCTCCAGGGAATGTCCACCGACACCCAGGTCCCGGGAGAGGGGTGTCAGATTGAGGCTGCTCCGTTCACCTGGTGCCTGGAGAACAGAATTGGCGTTGTCCGATGCCCCGCCCATTATGCTGCCGTTCTTGTTGCTCgcattgttattgttggcggatgtgggcgtggctggggCAGAAACACCACCACCGGCTGCAGTTGTGGAGTCACCATTCATCTGGCTCTGCTTGTAGCTCGCTGGCAAGGGCGGCGTCTGCGGAGGCACGGAATTGTGGTTCTCCCGATCTCGATCCTTGTCCCGATCTTTATCCCGATCCCTGTGACCACTCAGACTGCTGGCCAGACTGCTCAGACTGCTTGCCAGCGATGGGGAACGCGGTATCTTCGACTTGTTGGCCaactgcttctgcttctgtttGCTCTTGGAGTTCTTTACAGATTTCTGCTTGGGCGCTGGCAGCTCGGGAACTGAGTCCGCAACAATGGCTATGGCTGGTGACTGAGGTTCAAACGCAGATGATGgtcctcctgctgctgttcCTGATTTACTTGCAGTTGCAGGGCCTGAGTTACTGGCACCGTTCGTGCTTGGATTGCTGGCTGATGACTCCGGTGGCTGAATGCTTGACTCTTCTGGCAGCTCCTGAACTTCATCGTATTCATGTTCGTCAGTATACAAATCTATTAACCTGCGAGATGGAAAGAAACatgatatttaataaacaa contains:
- the LOC128254336 gene encoding uncharacterized protein LOC128254336, giving the protein MAYKLIVQWGALAGITMCQKEEKVLASENLGRKGFPILEESHGQFSFLAAHNCSLALQRGFYFSLRMPDWAKDFKQQTQKILAHGFEPLTMNSKSKDSKRSKYYGDHRSEHYDILFEDIPQEMQIPDPTKSRRPVRSPKIKDDFTCGKRVSP
- the LOC128254335 gene encoding uncharacterized protein LOC128254335, yielding MVVGLILRAGVVYAVVMATKNYGVWESPDRTQEVFDDTVEHIEPYADRALSKLNICPPRPPPEGEWTFFGIHYYNQFVKSVFDVLSVFPAGLAAFLEKVPGYVTAFIGSIQKYIKESQSKKKEITISKGQLDETPLVRPKGLVPPHCKDKNCPRAPLIPPECNRNRDSFIYEPRLPKKPPCECSKCKQRQAENLKDNERQCPRLPSNEKRCPCSEKPRPKARSEPIKSCKQCRKPPSETAG
- the LOC128254337 gene encoding uncharacterized protein LOC128254337, which codes for MFLNRFIKLVLLAGTFYLGKELGVWDDPEPVELKGSIPPPRLETEETVDTESSSEKKVDKKEKTEYQNTFFDDEDKRKLQRKKEDLEKKFCPRGSICEPPPKPLSESVGDALYDTWLALKKIPSYWSRAAENLGNTICRFFKGD